One Nocardia farcinica genomic region harbors:
- a CDS encoding nuclear transport factor 2 family protein, protein MDPAVADVLDALTRGDYAALRPMLHPYLRWTDNGETIRGRTKVLAHLAANPTDEPPVAVELRDGQIYRWTVPERELP, encoded by the coding sequence GTGGACCCGGCCGTTGCGGATGTGCTCGACGCGCTCACCCGCGGTGATTACGCCGCGTTGCGCCCCATGCTGCACCCCTACCTGCGTTGGACCGACAACGGCGAGACCATCCGCGGCCGCACCAAGGTGCTCGCGCACCTGGCGGCCAACCCCACCGACGAGCCGCCGGTGGCGGTGGAGTTGCGCGACGGGCAGATCTACCGGTGGACGGTGCCGGAACGGGAGCTGCCCTAG
- the rpsO gene encoding 30S ribosomal protein S15, producing MALTTEQKSAILAEYGLHEKDTGSPEAQIALLSKRIADITEHLKKHKHDHHTRHGLMALIGRRKRLSKYLADKDIERYRALIERLGLRR from the coding sequence ATGGCGCTGACCACCGAGCAGAAGTCGGCCATCCTGGCCGAGTACGGCCTGCACGAGAAGGACACCGGGTCCCCGGAGGCCCAGATCGCGCTGCTGTCGAAGCGGATCGCCGACATCACCGAGCACCTGAAGAAGCACAAGCACGACCACCACACCCGCCACGGCCTGATGGCGCTGATCGGTCGCCGCAAGCGGCTGTCGAAGTACCTGGCGGACAAGGACATCGAGCGCTACCGCGCGCTCATCGAGCGCCTGGGTCTCCGGCGCTGA
- a CDS encoding polyribonucleotide nucleotidyltransferase: MTQTSERKSSAVEVEPGVFESVALIDNGSYGTRTVRFETGRLARQAAGSVVAYLDDETMLLSATTAGKTPKDQFDFFPLTVDVEERMYAAGRIPGSFFRREGRPSTDAILTCRLIDRPLRPSFVDGLRNEVQVVVTVLSLDPKDLYDVVAINAASASTQIAGLPFSGPVGGVRVALIPDQGANSAGGGQWVAFPTVEQLEGAVFDMVVAGRVVESGDVAIMMVEAEATEKVIELVEGGAQAPTEAVVAEGLEAAKPFIARLCRAQQDLAELAAKPTEEFPLFPPYGPDVYEAVEGAAEAELGEALSIAGKQEREEKIDEIKLAVLDRLAEQFAGREKELGAAFRSVTKKLVRQRILTDGFRIDGRGLADIRALSAEVAVVPRAHGSALFERGETQILGVTTLDMVKMAQQVDSLGPETSKRYMHHYNFPPFSTGETGRVGSPKRREIGHGALAERALIPVLPSQEDFPYAIRQVSEALGSNGSTSMGSVCASTLSLLNAGVPLKAPVAGIAMGLVSDTVTNDKGEQEVRYVALTDILGAEDAFGDMDFKVAGTREFVTALQLDTKLDGIPSQVLAGALSQAHDARTTILDVMAEAIATPDEMSPYAPRVTAIKIPVDKIGEVIGPKGKVINQITEDTGANISIEDDGTVFVGATDGPSAQAAIDAINAIANPQLPKVGERFLGTVVKTTAFGAFVSLLPGRDGLVHISKLGNGKRVAKVEDVVNVGDKLRVEIADIDNRGKISLVPVDENADEPAADAVDAGTE; this comes from the coding sequence ATGACGCAGACAAGTGAACGCAAGTCCTCGGCCGTGGAGGTCGAGCCGGGTGTGTTCGAATCGGTCGCGCTGATCGACAACGGCAGCTACGGCACCCGCACGGTGCGGTTCGAGACCGGCAGGCTGGCGCGCCAGGCCGCCGGGTCGGTCGTGGCCTACCTGGACGACGAGACCATGCTCCTGTCGGCCACCACCGCGGGCAAGACCCCGAAGGACCAGTTCGACTTCTTCCCGCTGACGGTCGACGTCGAGGAGCGGATGTACGCCGCGGGCCGCATCCCCGGCTCGTTCTTCCGCCGCGAGGGCCGTCCCTCCACCGACGCGATCCTGACCTGCCGCCTGATCGACCGCCCGCTGCGCCCGTCGTTCGTCGACGGCCTGCGCAACGAGGTCCAGGTCGTGGTCACCGTGCTGAGCCTGGATCCGAAGGATCTCTACGACGTGGTGGCCATCAACGCCGCCTCCGCGTCCACCCAGATCGCGGGCCTGCCGTTCTCCGGCCCGGTCGGCGGCGTGCGCGTCGCCCTGATCCCGGACCAGGGTGCGAACTCCGCTGGCGGTGGCCAGTGGGTGGCGTTCCCGACCGTGGAGCAGCTCGAGGGCGCCGTGTTCGACATGGTGGTCGCGGGCCGGGTCGTGGAATCCGGTGACGTCGCGATCATGATGGTCGAGGCCGAGGCCACCGAGAAGGTCATCGAGCTGGTCGAGGGCGGCGCGCAGGCGCCGACCGAGGCCGTGGTGGCCGAGGGACTCGAGGCGGCCAAGCCGTTCATCGCCCGGCTGTGCCGCGCCCAGCAGGACCTGGCCGAGCTGGCGGCCAAGCCGACCGAGGAGTTCCCGCTCTTCCCGCCCTACGGCCCCGACGTGTACGAGGCCGTCGAAGGCGCGGCCGAGGCCGAGCTGGGCGAGGCGCTGAGCATCGCGGGCAAGCAGGAGCGCGAGGAGAAGATCGACGAGATCAAGCTCGCCGTGCTCGACCGGCTGGCCGAGCAGTTCGCCGGCCGGGAGAAGGAGCTGGGCGCGGCGTTCCGCTCGGTCACCAAGAAGCTGGTCCGTCAGCGCATCCTCACCGACGGTTTCCGCATCGACGGCCGCGGTCTGGCCGACATCCGCGCGCTCTCGGCCGAGGTGGCCGTGGTGCCGCGCGCGCACGGCTCGGCGCTGTTCGAGCGCGGTGAGACCCAGATCCTGGGCGTCACCACGCTGGACATGGTGAAGATGGCGCAGCAGGTCGACTCGCTCGGCCCGGAGACCAGCAAGCGCTACATGCACCACTACAACTTCCCGCCGTTCTCCACCGGTGAGACCGGCCGGGTCGGTTCGCCCAAGCGGCGCGAGATCGGCCACGGCGCGCTGGCCGAGCGGGCGCTGATCCCGGTGCTGCCCAGCCAGGAGGATTTCCCGTACGCGATCCGTCAGGTCTCCGAGGCGCTGGGCTCCAACGGCTCGACCTCGATGGGTTCGGTGTGTGCCTCCACCCTGTCGCTGCTCAACGCCGGTGTGCCGCTCAAGGCGCCGGTCGCGGGCATCGCGATGGGCCTGGTGTCGGACACCGTCACCAACGACAAGGGTGAGCAGGAGGTCCGCTACGTCGCGCTGACCGACATCCTCGGCGCCGAGGACGCCTTCGGCGACATGGACTTCAAGGTCGCAGGCACCCGCGAGTTCGTCACCGCGCTGCAGCTGGACACCAAGCTCGACGGCATCCCCTCGCAGGTGCTCGCCGGTGCGCTGAGCCAGGCGCACGACGCCCGCACCACCATCCTGGACGTGATGGCCGAGGCCATCGCCACCCCGGATGAGATGAGCCCGTACGCTCCGCGCGTCACCGCGATCAAGATCCCGGTCGACAAGATCGGCGAGGTGATCGGGCCCAAGGGCAAGGTCATCAACCAGATCACCGAGGACACCGGCGCCAACATCTCCATCGAGGACGACGGCACCGTGTTCGTCGGCGCGACCGACGGCCCCTCGGCCCAGGCCGCGATCGACGCGATCAACGCCATCGCCAACCCGCAGCTGCCCAAGGTGGGCGAGCGCTTCCTCGGCACGGTCGTCAAGACCACCGCCTTCGGCGCGTTCGTCTCGCTGCTGCCGGGTCGCGACGGTCTGGTGCACATCTCCAAGCTGGGCAACGGCAAGCGCGTCGCCAAGGTCGAGGACGTGGTGAACGTCGGCGACAAGCTGCGCGTGGAGATCGCCGACATCGACAACCGGGGCAAGATCTCGCTGGTCCCGGTCGACGAGAACGCCGACGAGCCCGCGGCGGATGCCGTCGACGCCGGAACCGAGTAG
- a CDS encoding M16 family metallopeptidase, with the protein MIPSGQGGPSLRQRVDEAVDSGVRRTVLPGGLRVVTEHVPGVRSASIGVWVGVGSRDEGRTVAGAAHFLEHLLFKATPTRSALDIAQAMDAVGGELNAFTAKEQTCYYAHVLDEDLPLAVDMVSDVVLNGLCRSADVDVERQVVLEEIAMRDDDPEDLVGDAFLTALFGDHPIGRPVIGSVESIESMTAAQLRGFHQRRYRPDRMVVAVAGNVEHEHTVELVHRAFENRLDPAAQPAPRREGRFRPHGAPELQWSFRDSEQAHLVFGVRAFGRHEGERRWPLSVLNTVVGGGLSSRLFQRIREERGLAYSVYSSVDTFADTGAFSVYIGCQPENLGEVARLAKGVLEEVAEHGVTDAECARAKGSLRGGLVLGLEDSASRMNRIGRSELSYGNHRSVSETLARIDAVTTEEVAAIARTLLSRPFGVSVAGPYRRTRDLPAAVRRLVA; encoded by the coding sequence CTGATCCCGAGCGGGCAGGGGGGTCCGTCACTACGGCAGCGGGTCGACGAGGCGGTGGACTCCGGCGTGCGGCGCACCGTGCTGCCCGGCGGCCTGCGGGTGGTGACCGAGCATGTCCCCGGGGTCCGATCGGCCTCGATCGGGGTGTGGGTCGGCGTCGGCTCCCGCGACGAGGGCCGCACCGTGGCCGGTGCCGCGCATTTCCTCGAGCATCTGCTGTTCAAGGCGACGCCGACCCGGTCGGCGCTCGACATCGCGCAGGCGATGGACGCCGTCGGCGGTGAACTGAACGCCTTCACCGCCAAGGAGCAGACCTGCTACTACGCGCATGTGCTCGACGAGGACCTGCCGCTGGCGGTGGACATGGTCTCCGACGTGGTGCTCAACGGGCTGTGCCGCTCGGCCGACGTGGACGTCGAACGGCAGGTGGTGCTCGAGGAGATCGCCATGCGCGACGACGACCCCGAGGATCTGGTCGGCGACGCCTTCCTCACCGCGCTGTTCGGCGATCATCCGATCGGCCGGCCGGTGATCGGCTCGGTGGAATCCATCGAATCGATGACCGCCGCCCAGCTGCGTGGCTTCCATCAGCGCCGCTACCGTCCGGACCGGATGGTGGTGGCGGTGGCGGGCAATGTCGAGCACGAGCACACCGTCGAACTGGTGCACCGCGCCTTCGAGAACCGGCTCGATCCGGCGGCGCAGCCCGCGCCGCGGCGGGAGGGCAGGTTCCGTCCGCACGGCGCGCCGGAGTTGCAGTGGAGTTTCCGCGACAGCGAGCAGGCGCATCTGGTGTTCGGCGTGCGCGCGTTCGGACGGCACGAGGGGGAGCGGCGCTGGCCGCTGTCGGTGCTGAACACAGTGGTCGGCGGCGGGTTGAGTTCGCGGCTGTTCCAGCGCATCCGGGAGGAGCGCGGGCTGGCCTATTCGGTGTACTCGAGTGTGGACACCTTCGCCGACACCGGCGCGTTCTCGGTGTACATCGGCTGCCAGCCGGAGAACCTGGGCGAGGTGGCGCGGCTGGCGAAGGGCGTGCTCGAGGAGGTCGCCGAACACGGCGTGACCGACGCCGAATGCGCCCGCGCCAAGGGGTCGCTGCGCGGCGGGCTGGTGCTGGGTCTGGAGGATTCGGCTTCCCGGATGAACCGGATCGGCCGCAGCGAACTGAGCTACGGCAACCACCGCAGCGTCTCGGAGACGCTGGCTCGCATCGATGCCGTCACCACCGAGGAGGTGGCCGCCATCGCGCGCACGCTGCTGTCGCGGCCGTTCGGGGTCTCGGTCGCCGGGCCGTACCGGCGCACCCGCGACCTGCCCGCCGCGGTCCGGCGCCTGGTCGCCTGA
- a CDS encoding ArsR/SmtB family transcription factor: MTDADDASHPPVAPLPAVLGALQDPVRLEMVRRLSNAGSAVRCGALYDVINKSTATHHFKILREAGLIERLVVDGQTCQRLRAEAVEDALPGLLSSVVAAANRAHDRRAPAQQVS, translated from the coding sequence ATGACCGACGCGGACGACGCATCACACCCACCCGTCGCGCCCTTGCCCGCCGTCCTCGGCGCGCTCCAGGATCCGGTGCGCCTGGAGATGGTGCGCCGGCTGAGCAACGCGGGCAGCGCGGTGCGCTGCGGCGCGCTCTACGACGTGATCAACAAGTCGACCGCCACCCATCACTTCAAGATCCTGCGGGAGGCGGGCCTGATCGAACGGCTCGTCGTGGACGGGCAGACCTGTCAGCGCCTGCGCGCCGAAGCGGTCGAGGACGCCCTGCCCGGTCTGCTGTCCTCGGTGGTGGCGGCCGCCAACCGCGCGCACGACCGGCGGGCACCCGCTCAGCAGGTGTCGTAG
- a CDS encoding MFS transporter, translating to MTATTVTVGEGRSVQRWAYALVLAASGVALGVSGVPAPLYGIYEQQWQLSPFTTTVVFAVYAVAALAAVLVSGRISDVVGRKPVLLGAFGIMIAGLVVFVLADSVPMLLLARALHGLAVGSTVVAGAAALLDLRPHRGARSGQLSGVAFNVGMAVAILGSAVLAQYAPHPLRTPYVAITVVCLAVAAGVLVLREPHGQRVAGRIRIARPAVPQEIRADFWFSAIGVMAAWSVLGVLLSLYPSLAAQQTGIHNLVFGGAVVATTALSGATAQLFATGIPARRAAIVGDTGMAIALLLTVPALATHNWVAVLGAGLALGATFGLGFGGSLRHLSEVVPQHKRGETMSAYYLLAYSAMALPTVAAGWAATTWGLGTVFPWFVGLVAVACLVAAGLGVRRNRIDRERLDVA from the coding sequence ATGACAGCGACGACGGTGACGGTCGGCGAAGGCCGGTCCGTCCAGCGGTGGGCGTACGCACTGGTGCTGGCCGCCAGCGGGGTGGCGCTCGGGGTGTCCGGCGTGCCCGCCCCGCTGTACGGGATCTACGAGCAGCAATGGCAGCTGTCGCCGTTCACCACGACCGTGGTGTTCGCGGTGTACGCGGTGGCGGCCTTGGCGGCGGTGCTGGTGTCGGGCCGCATCTCCGATGTGGTGGGACGCAAGCCGGTGCTGCTGGGCGCCTTCGGCATCATGATCGCCGGGCTGGTGGTCTTCGTACTGGCCGATTCGGTGCCGATGTTGTTGCTGGCCAGGGCATTACACGGTCTCGCGGTCGGCTCGACGGTGGTCGCGGGTGCGGCGGCGCTGCTGGATCTGCGCCCGCACCGCGGCGCGCGGTCCGGGCAGTTGAGCGGTGTCGCCTTCAACGTCGGGATGGCGGTGGCGATCCTGGGTTCGGCGGTGCTGGCCCAATACGCCCCGCATCCGCTGCGCACCCCCTATGTCGCCATCACCGTGGTGTGCCTCGCGGTCGCGGCCGGGGTCCTGGTGCTGCGGGAGCCGCACGGCCAGCGGGTCGCCGGTCGTATCCGGATCGCGAGACCCGCGGTGCCGCAGGAGATCCGCGCCGACTTCTGGTTCTCGGCGATCGGCGTGATGGCGGCCTGGTCGGTGCTCGGCGTGCTGCTGTCGCTGTACCCGTCGCTGGCCGCCCAGCAGACCGGCATCCACAATCTGGTCTTCGGCGGCGCGGTGGTCGCCACCACCGCGCTGTCCGGTGCGACGGCGCAGCTGTTCGCCACCGGCATCCCGGCCCGGCGCGCGGCCATCGTCGGCGACACCGGCATGGCGATCGCGCTGCTGCTCACGGTGCCCGCGCTGGCCACCCACAACTGGGTCGCGGTGCTCGGGGCGGGCCTGGCGCTGGGCGCGACGTTCGGGCTCGGATTCGGCGGGTCGCTGCGGCACCTGTCGGAGGTGGTGCCGCAACACAAGCGCGGGGAGACCATGTCGGCCTACTACCTGCTCGCCTATTCGGCGATGGCGTTGCCGACGGTCGCGGCCGGGTGGGCGGCGACCACCTGGGGGCTCGGCACGGTGTTCCCGTGGTTCGTCGGACTGGTCGCGGTGGCGTGCCTGGTCGCGGCCGGACTGGGAGTGCGGCGCAACCGGATCGATCGGGAACGCCTCGACGTGGCCTGA
- a CDS encoding alcohol dehydrogenase catalytic domain-containing protein encodes MRIRGAVLERIAAPAPFAESAPINVCELELGEPGPGELLVRIEAAGLCHSDLSVVDGNRVRPVPMLLGHEAAGRVEAVGPGDSDVAVGQRVVMTFLPRCGECAGCASQGRMPCVPGSVANNAGELLGGGRRLIRDGAPVHHHLGVSAFATHAVVDRRSVVPVPDDVPPEVAAVLGCAVLTGGGALLNSAKPGPADRIMVVGLGGVGMAAVLVAVSLGAPEVIAVDTVPEKLALARELGASAAYTPAEVAERGIVAEVVVEAAGNVRAFETAVAATAAGGTTVTVGLPAPDARASIAPLGLVAQGRSIVGSYLGSAVPARDIPEYVRMWRAGTLPVERLVSAHIGLDEINRAMDELAAGHALRQVIVFD; translated from the coding sequence ATGAGGATTCGTGGGGCGGTCCTGGAGCGGATCGCGGCGCCGGCCCCGTTCGCCGAGTCGGCGCCGATCAACGTGTGTGAGCTCGAGCTGGGCGAGCCCGGGCCCGGTGAGTTGCTGGTCCGTATCGAAGCGGCCGGGCTGTGTCATTCGGACCTGTCGGTGGTGGACGGCAACCGGGTGCGGCCGGTGCCGATGCTGCTCGGGCACGAGGCCGCGGGCCGGGTCGAGGCGGTGGGTCCGGGGGACAGCGATGTCGCGGTCGGGCAGCGCGTGGTGATGACGTTCCTGCCGCGCTGCGGTGAGTGCGCGGGCTGTGCCAGCCAGGGCCGGATGCCGTGTGTGCCGGGCAGTGTCGCCAACAACGCCGGGGAGCTGCTTGGTGGCGGTCGCCGGCTGATCCGCGACGGTGCGCCGGTGCATCACCACCTGGGTGTGTCGGCGTTCGCCACGCATGCGGTGGTGGACCGGCGGTCGGTGGTGCCGGTGCCCGACGACGTGCCGCCCGAGGTCGCCGCGGTGTTGGGGTGCGCGGTGCTCACCGGTGGTGGCGCGCTGTTGAATTCGGCGAAGCCGGGTCCGGCGGACCGGATCATGGTGGTCGGGCTGGGCGGTGTCGGCATGGCGGCGGTGCTGGTCGCGGTGTCGTTGGGTGCACCGGAGGTCATCGCGGTGGACACCGTGCCCGAGAAACTGGCGCTGGCACGGGAATTGGGGGCGAGCGCGGCCTACACCCCGGCCGAGGTGGCCGAGCGGGGGATCGTGGCGGAAGTGGTCGTCGAGGCCGCGGGCAATGTGCGCGCCTTCGAGACCGCCGTCGCGGCCACGGCGGCGGGCGGTACCACGGTGACGGTGGGTCTGCCCGCACCCGACGCGCGTGCCAGCATCGCCCCGCTGGGTCTGGTCGCACAGGGCCGGTCCATCGTCGGCAGCTACCTGGGTTCGGCGGTGCCCGCCCGCGACATTCCCGAGTACGTGCGGATGTGGCGCGCGGGCACACTGCCGGTGGAGCGGCTCGTCTCCGCGCACATCGGGCTCGACGAGATCAACCGGGCGATGGACGAACTCGCCGCCGGCCACGCGCTGCGCCAGGTGATCGTCTTCGACTGA
- the dapB gene encoding 4-hydroxy-tetrahydrodipicolinate reductase: MTIRVGVLGARGKVGQAICAAARAADDLELVAEVDKGDALETFTETGTEVVVDFTHPDVVMGNLKFLVEHGIHAVVGTTGFDAARLDEVRGWLAASPATGVLIAPNFAIGAVLSMRFAEQAARFFESVEVIELHHPNKADAPSGTAYRTAGLIAEARNRAGVGRSPDATSTELDGARGADVDGVRVHSVRLAGLVAHQEVLFGTQGETLTIRHDSIDRSSFAPGVLLGVREIGKRPGLTVGLDPFLDL, translated from the coding sequence GTGACCATTCGGGTCGGAGTGCTGGGAGCACGCGGGAAAGTCGGCCAGGCGATCTGCGCGGCGGCGCGGGCCGCGGACGACCTGGAGCTGGTCGCCGAGGTCGACAAGGGCGACGCCCTGGAGACCTTCACCGAGACGGGCACCGAGGTCGTCGTCGACTTCACCCACCCCGACGTGGTGATGGGCAACCTGAAGTTCCTGGTCGAGCACGGCATCCACGCCGTCGTCGGCACCACCGGCTTCGACGCCGCGCGGCTGGACGAGGTGCGCGGCTGGTTGGCGGCGAGCCCCGCGACCGGTGTGCTGATCGCGCCGAACTTCGCCATCGGCGCGGTGCTGTCGATGCGGTTCGCCGAGCAGGCCGCCCGGTTCTTCGAGTCGGTCGAGGTCATCGAACTGCATCACCCGAACAAGGCCGACGCCCCCTCCGGCACCGCCTACCGCACCGCCGGGCTCATCGCCGAGGCCAGGAACCGCGCCGGAGTCGGCCGCAGCCCCGACGCCACCAGCACCGAACTCGACGGCGCCCGCGGCGCCGACGTCGACGGGGTGCGGGTGCACTCGGTGCGGCTGGCCGGGCTGGTCGCCCACCAGGAGGTGCTGTTCGGCACCCAGGGGGAGACGCTGACCATCCGCCACGACTCCATCGACCGGTCCTCCTTCGCGCCCGGCGTGCTGCTCGGCGTGCGCGAGATCGGCAAGCGGCCCGGGCTCACCGTCGGACTCGACCCGTTCCTGGACCTGTGA
- a CDS encoding flavodoxin family protein codes for MARLLIVHHTPSPHCQAMFEAVVSGATDPEIEGVEVVRRPALSVSPTDVLEADGYVLGTPANLGYMSGALKHAFDTVYYPCLDATRGRPFGLYLHGNEGTEGAEKGVTSITTGLGWVKAAEYVVVSGKPSKDDLEACWELGATLAAQLMGE; via the coding sequence ATGGCGCGGCTGCTGATCGTCCACCACACCCCGTCCCCGCACTGCCAGGCCATGTTCGAGGCCGTGGTGTCCGGCGCCACCGACCCGGAGATCGAGGGCGTGGAAGTGGTCCGCCGCCCCGCCCTGTCGGTGTCCCCGACCGACGTGCTGGAAGCCGACGGATACGTGCTCGGCACCCCCGCCAACCTCGGCTACATGAGCGGCGCCCTCAAACACGCCTTCGACACCGTCTACTACCCGTGCCTCGACGCGACCCGCGGCCGTCCGTTCGGGCTGTACCTGCACGGCAACGAGGGCACCGAGGGCGCGGAGAAAGGTGTCACCTCGATCACCACCGGGCTCGGGTGGGTGAAGGCAGCCGAGTACGTGGTGGTCTCGGGCAAGCCGTCCAAGGACGATCTCGAAGCGTGCTGGGAACTCGGCGCGACGCTGGCGGCGCAGCTCATGGGGGAGTAG
- a CDS encoding response regulator transcription factor: MSVNAGEVTRRRIALVEDHESVAIGLAAMLAAEPDLELVHTARTVAELLDAVGPSPDLDLCVLDLRLADSSLPEDNVRALRERGVEVLVFTGAENAYLVRSAARAGVLGVLRKSESVATVVAAVRRAASGEQVVTTDWAAAIDGDPELSGVGLSPRQEEVLTLYASGEKASRVARLTGLSEQTVNDYLGRIRQKYADAGRPAPTKTDLYKRAVEDGWLPVPERARG; the protein is encoded by the coding sequence GTGTCGGTGAATGCTGGTGAGGTGACGCGGCGGCGGATCGCGTTGGTCGAGGATCACGAGTCGGTGGCGATCGGGTTGGCGGCGATGCTGGCCGCGGAGCCGGATCTGGAGTTGGTGCACACCGCGCGCACCGTGGCCGAACTGCTCGACGCCGTCGGCCCGTCGCCCGATCTGGATCTGTGCGTGCTGGACCTGCGGCTGGCGGATTCCTCGCTGCCCGAGGACAACGTGCGCGCGCTGCGCGAGCGCGGGGTGGAGGTGCTGGTGTTCACCGGCGCCGAGAACGCCTATCTGGTCCGATCGGCCGCCCGCGCGGGCGTGCTCGGGGTGTTGCGCAAATCCGAGAGCGTGGCGACCGTCGTGGCGGCGGTGCGCCGGGCCGCGTCGGGGGAGCAGGTGGTGACCACCGACTGGGCGGCCGCCATCGACGGTGATCCGGAGTTGTCCGGCGTCGGGCTCAGCCCGCGGCAGGAGGAAGTGCTCACGCTGTACGCCTCGGGGGAGAAGGCGTCCAGGGTGGCGCGGCTGACCGGCCTGTCCGAGCAGACGGTGAACGACTACCTCGGGCGCATCCGCCAGAAATACGCCGACGCGGGCAGGCCTGCGCCCACCAAGACGGACCTCTACAAGCGCGCGGTCGAGGACGGCTGGCTGCCGGTGCCCGAACGCGCGCGCGGATGA
- a CDS encoding ATP-binding protein: MIATVADRVPARPAGPPRTGEAAADRITRRLALAVGLAGTIAAVLDFPELLEHREVAPDWTAAAAVLAFVLFPVLAAVSIGTNVRVVRQVAGALATCYLVAAAAVSFAYVEPEPEHTASWMFRVFSLGVLAASLAWRPPVSIAYLLGGNVLLAVGNLAVVGDMSALWYLGLLARSTGLCSLFLWCSIYAQAGAARVDRETAEASARAARAAGAAARDRERARFAALIHDAVLSTLLDASRAGTSSPVLREQAARTLAQLDELRVGSGGSERFDADAVAGFLTTAVREVDPGIGVLVRRPPGSAALRMPVDAAGTMAAAAAEAVRNSVRHAGAGDRPVHRGVTVELGPAAARLVLRDDGAGFDPAKVPADRLGVAVSILGRMRSLPGGDAELASRPGQGTTVTLSWHDPEQTR, translated from the coding sequence ATGATCGCCACCGTCGCGGATCGCGTCCCGGCGCGGCCCGCCGGCCCGCCCCGGACCGGCGAGGCCGCCGCGGACCGGATCACGCGGCGGCTGGCCCTGGCCGTCGGCTTGGCGGGCACCATCGCCGCGGTACTGGACTTCCCGGAACTGCTCGAACATCGGGAGGTCGCACCGGACTGGACGGCGGCGGCCGCGGTGCTGGCCTTCGTGCTGTTCCCGGTGCTGGCCGCGGTCTCGATCGGCACGAACGTGCGGGTGGTGCGGCAGGTCGCCGGTGCACTGGCGACCTGCTACCTGGTGGCCGCGGCGGCGGTGTCGTTCGCCTACGTCGAGCCGGAGCCCGAGCACACCGCCAGCTGGATGTTCCGGGTGTTCTCGCTGGGCGTGCTCGCGGCTTCGCTGGCCTGGCGGCCGCCGGTGTCGATCGCCTATCTGCTCGGCGGCAACGTGCTGCTCGCGGTGGGCAACCTCGCGGTGGTCGGGGACATGTCCGCGCTGTGGTATCTCGGGCTGCTGGCCCGCTCGACGGGCCTGTGCTCGCTGTTCCTGTGGTGCTCGATCTACGCGCAGGCCGGTGCGGCCCGGGTCGACCGGGAGACCGCCGAGGCGAGCGCGCGTGCCGCCCGGGCGGCGGGGGCGGCGGCCCGCGACCGGGAACGTGCCCGGTTCGCCGCGTTGATCCACGACGCCGTGCTCTCGACCCTGCTGGACGCTTCCCGCGCGGGCACGAGTTCGCCGGTGCTGCGCGAGCAGGCCGCCCGCACCCTCGCCCAGCTCGACGAGTTGCGGGTCGGCAGTGGCGGTTCCGAGCGCTTCGACGCCGATGCCGTCGCGGGTTTCCTGACCACGGCGGTGCGGGAGGTCGATCCGGGCATCGGGGTGCTCGTGCGCAGGCCACCCGGCAGCGCAGCGCTGCGCATGCCCGTGGACGCGGCGGGCACGATGGCCGCCGCGGCCGCCGAGGCGGTGCGCAACAGCGTGCGGCACGCCGGGGCCGGGGATCGGCCGGTGCACCGCGGGGTCACCGTGGAACTCGGCCCGGCCGCGGCCCGGCTGGTCCTGCGGGACGACGGCGCGGGCTTCGACCCCGCCAAGGTGCCCGCCGACCGGCTCGGCGTCGCGGTGAGCATCCTGGGCCGGATGCGCAGCCTGCCCGGCGGAGACGCCGAGCTGGCCTCGCGCCCCGGCCAGGGAACGACGGTGACGCTGTCCTGGCACGACCCGGAGCAGACGCGATGA